One window of Kryptolebias marmoratus isolate JLee-2015 linkage group LG3, ASM164957v2, whole genome shotgun sequence genomic DNA carries:
- the haspin gene encoding serine/threonine-protein kinase haspin has product MKPFKPLLLKTYGKQRRKIPAWVSPEDRRRAFDSTPSSDSMSELEPPRPQGTRAALTKLQSQRKVRSAKRKAQLCLAKMRDDEECVFVDENLSPPCLVPLTRGRNAREKHTEAGSHRNVRSAKRKAELRLSVKIDDEDKTSDEENISPPSLVPFWQSKNTSVHLASAGRFVTRRRCAASTKPPKVRIITLDSSDDFTSGAIGSRRIHRASRRRRRNQPAIGLSSAESSVNTAGASSFTNIPFREISLNESGDHSLGPCYRKPIFCSTPSAASFAKRGLSKPFALQSQVISPPSVSVSCIGVSNTFQEDLDSPRQPCSPPQSASPSGVSNERLQRNKEQSLDLLIEPKGGSCSEGGSKATYDVELLSGDLFSADSESSSRFVSAAGGLEWLIEALKQKCLSQRCTVQLERLSFLPVTQLWSQTTYSSCLERSGSVDSQQIKRLLWFVHSSQNDDHPQSSAGSLHGCFSATNNESSDYLGSAVSCDPSENGSPSDDYKKSAELSRIKACMEQSESVTTDHSNEIIKHTQLPSRTRVQTLFTDMESKAAKDKCVKKCFILMQKTQLPNLHLKGFARQKEAGVTCERSVIIDNKQSEREGSELSLRKSRNGSVAKAESRKASESKSPLEEKCLTGKHQRRTLQSKHAPHKSSTDVSESARDAQPEICQLSESDDDNAAASSKISTKCGSTARSKTASREEVEKSHKSVSKREETLLVPKGKRSENVFTQQTGTSRKACVSGVSVSRWKNRGGGGRTLRSRVAKTGNAKAGKCSIGELISKQHTQSMELETTVNFSTPPRASQISVSSLLADFSPSTHTWSRLKASLCVHRKVQLTPKGLHLSTPSTLVREGLADVSQDLFASPLRAMLPSHLRSQLLSQQSLPLCEDAELSDAEKVYTECGQQHPLTWEQCILPHRMKQCVKIGEGTFGEVFSTTNSSGDTVALKIIPVEGREKVNGEDQKTFGEILHEIIISKELSSLKEKQQNQTHGFIGLHDLHCVQGRYPADFLKAWDAFDQRKGSENDRPDFFKSAQLFIILEFEFGGLDLENSSGTLASLGMAKSILHQVTAALAVAEQELRFEHRDLHWGNVLVKTTNQKAGSFCLNGTTHSVETKGVLVRIIDYSLSRVEIDDLTVSCDISNDEELFTGQGDYQFEIYRLMRQENGNDWSTYNPHTNVLWLHYLCSKLLPMKYRSSRGKAVRKMREELTCFYNNVLQYSSATEALQNCPLFQQQ; this is encoded by the exons ATGAAGCCGTTTAAGCCGTTACTTCTGAAGACTTACGGGAAACAGAGGCGGAAGATACCCGCCTGGGTATCCCCCGAGGACCGCAGACGGGCCTTTGACAGTACCCCGTCTTCAGACAGCATGTCCGAGCTTGAGCCCCCCAGACCGCAGGGGACCAG AGCAGCGCTCACAAAGCTCCAGAGTCAAAGGAAAGTGCGGTCTGCCAAGAGAAAAGCCCAGCTGTGCCTGGCCAAGATGAGGGATGATgaagaatgtgtgtttgttgacgAGAACCTCTCCCCTCCCTGCCTCGTCCCACTTACGCGGGGCAGGAACGCCAG AGAGAAGCACACGGAGGCAGGCAGTCACAGAAATGTGCGTTCTGCCAAGAGAAAGGCCGAGTTACGTCTGAGTGTGAAGATTGACGATGAAGACAAGACGAGCGATGAAGAGAACATCTCCCCTCCCAGCCTTGTGCCTTTCTGGCAGAGCAAGAATACCAG tgttcaCCTTGCGTCTGCTGGGCGTTTCGTAACCCGTCGCAGATGTGCAGCTTCCACCAAACCCCCTAAAGTCAGAATCATTACACTTGACTCTTCAGATGACTTCACCTCTGGAGCGATTGGTTCCAGAAGGATTCACCGAGCctccaggaggaggagaaggaaccAGCCAGCAATTGGGCTATCTAGTGCGGAGAGCTCAGTGAACACTGCAGGGGCTTCCAGCTTTACCAACATTCCCTTCCGAGAAATATCCCTCAACGAGTCAGGCGACCACAGCCTGGGACCCTGCTACAGGAAGCCCATCTTCTGCTCCACACCCTCAGCAGCCTCCTTTGCCAAGCGGGGGCTCTCTAAACCCTTTGCCCTCCAAAGTCAGGTCATCTCTCCCCCATCTGTGTCCGTCAGCTGTATAGGTGTCTCAAACACTTTTCAAGAAGACCTGGATTCACCCCGGCAGCCCTGCTCACCACCGCAGTCTGCATCACCTTCTGGCGTTTCAAACGAGAGGCTGCAGCGCAATAAAGAGCAATCTCTTGATTTATTAATTGAGCCTAAAGGAGGCAGCTGCAGTGAAGGAGGCTCAAAGGCCACGTATGATGTTGAATTACTCAGTGGAGATCTTTTCTCCGCAGACAGTGAGAGCAGCAGTCGCTTTGTGTCTGCAGCAGGAGGGTTAGAGTGGCTAATCGAGGCTCTGAAGCAGAAATGTCTGAGCCAGCGCTGCACAGTTCAGCTGGAGAGATTATCCTTCCTTCCTGTGACTCAGCTTTGGAGTCAGACAACCTACTCGTCCTGTTTGGAGCGTTCGGGCTCAGTCGACAGCCAGCAAATCAAAAGGCTGCTTTGGTTCGTGCACAGCAGTCAAAATGATGATCATCCTCAGTCTTCAGCAGGATCGCTTCATGGTTGTTTCTCTGCGACAAACAATGAAAGCAGTGATTACTTAGGATCAGCGGTTAGCTGTGACCCATCAGAGAACGGTTCACCATCAGATGACTATAAGAAGTCAGCTGAACTATCACGCATTAAAGCATGCATGGAACAGTCAGAGTCAGTGACTACAGACCACAGTAATGAGATTATCAAGCATACGCAGTTACCATCTAGAACTAGAGTGCAAACACTGTTTACTGACATGGAGTCTAAGGCAGCAAAGGATAAATGTGTAAAGAAATGCTTCATTCTaatgcaaaaaacacaattgcCAAACCTGCATCTCAAAGGTTTTGCTCGACAAAAAGAGGCTGGTGTAACTTGTGAGAGATCTGTTATTATAGATAACAAGCAGTCTGAAAGAGAGGGAAGTGAACTGTCACTCAGAAAGTCCAGAAACGGGTCAGTAGCAAAGGCTGAATCAAGAAAGGCATCAGAGTCGAAGTCACCGCTGGAGGAGAAATGTCTGACCGGTAAACACCAGAGAAGAACCCTGCAGTCTAAACATGCTCCACATAAATCATCAACAGATGTGTCCGAATCAGCCAGAGATGCGCAGCCAGAGATTTGCCAACTTTCTGAGAGCGACGACGACAACGCCGCCGCCTCCTCGAAAATCAGCACAAAATGTGGAAGCACCGCCCGCTCAAAAACAGCCTCGCGCGAAGAAGTCGAAAAATCCCACAAATCCGTCTCCAAAAGGGAAGAAACACTTCTGGTTCCCAAAGGGAAGAGAAGTGAGAACGTGTTCACACAACAAACTGGGACTTCGAGGAAGGCGTGCGTGAGTGGAGTGAGTGTGAGTCGGTGGAAGAACagaggcggcggcggcaggACGTTAAGGAGCAGGGTGGCAAAAACGGGCAACGCCAAGGCTGGGAAATGTAGCATCGGCGAGCTGATCTCAAAGCAGCACACTCAGTCAATG GAGTTGGAAACCACTGTGAATTTCTCCACCCCGCCGAGGGCAAGTCAGATCAGTGTTTCGTCTCTGCTGGCTGACTTCTCACCGagcacacacacctggagccGCCTCAAAGCTTCCCTCTGTGTTCATCGCAAGG TGCAACTCACTCCGAAGGGTTTGCATCTGTCAACACCAAGCACTCTGGTAAGGGAAGGCTTGGCAGACGTCAGCCAGGATCTCTTTGCCTCCCCCTTGCGTGCGATGCTCCCCAGTCACCTCCGGTCACAGCTGCTGAGCCAACAGTCCCTG CCTTTATGTGAAGATGCAGAACTGTCGGATGCAGAGAAGGTGTACACCGAGTGTGGCCAGCAGCACCCTCTGACCTGGGAGCAGTGTATTCTACCTCACCGAATGAAACAGTGTGTGAAGATTGGGGAAGGGACGTTTGGTGAGGTCTTCTCGACCACCAATTCTTCGGGAGACACTGTGGCACTTAAA atcatCCCAGTCGAGGGCAGAGAGAAGGTGAACGGAGAGGACCAGAAGACCTTTGGAGAGATTCTCCATGAAATTATCATCTCAAA GGAGCTGAGCAGCCTtaaagagaagcagcagaaccagactcatGGTTTTATTGGACTCCATGA TCTTCACTGTGTTCAAGGCCGCTACCCAGCAGATTTCCTGAAAGCTTGGGATGCGTTCGACCAACGCAAAGGCTCTGAGAATGACAGGCCAG atttctttaaaagtgCTCAGCTGTTCATCATCCTGGAGTTTGAGTTCGGAGGCCTCGACTTGGAGAACAGCAGTGGAACG TTGGCATCATTAGGGATGGCAAAGAGCATCCTTCATCAGGTCACTGCTGCGTTGGCTGTTGCTGAGCAGGAGCTACGTTTTGAACACAG GGACCTCCACTGGGGAAACGTGCTGGttaaaacaaccaatcagaaagCAGGAAGCTTCTGTCTTAATGGAACGACCCACAGTGTGGAAACCAAAGGCGTGCTGGTTCGCATCATCGACTATTCTCTCTCCAGGGTAGAAATCG ATGATCTGACGGTGTCCTGTGACATCTCAAACGACGAGGAGCTCTTCACGGGTCAAGGAGACTACCAGTTTGAAATCTACAGACTGATGAGACAAGAGAATGG AAACGACTGGAGTACTTACAACCCCCACACTAACGTGCTGTGGCTCCACTACCTGTGCTCCAAACTGCTTCCCATGAAGTACCGCAGCTCCAGGGGAAAGGCTGTCAGGAAGATGCGCGAGGAGCTGACTTGTTTCTATAACAACGTCCTCCAGTACAGCTCTGCCACAGAGGCCCTGCAGAACTGCCCTTTGTTTCAGCAGCAGTGA